The DNA window CATGAGCCCTAACGGGCCCAACGGCCCGCAGAATGCCCAGCCGACCAACGGCCGCTCTGCCGCTGCACCTGCGGCGCCGCAACCCGCGCCTGTCGGCGTAGATGCCGATAAGGGTTTGAACAAGCCGTAAGCAGGGCGCCGCCGGTGTTCCACCGTCCAGACCGTCAACAATCGCCGACATCCGTCGAGTGAAACGAAAGCCGCCCGATCGCAATGCGACCGGGCGGCTTTCGTTCTGAACATCGCGGGATTTCTCAGTGGTTACGACTTCTTGGACGCAAAGTCCTTCATGAACGTCGCCAGTGCCTGTGCGCCCTCCACCGGCATCGCGTTATAGATGCTGGCGCGAATGCCGCCGACGGTGCGGTAACCCTTCAGGCCGACCATGCCCGCCTTGGAAGCGGTCTTGATGAATTCTTCGGTCAGTTCTTCGCTGGGCAGGGTGTAGGTGACGTTCATCCGCGAACGCTGTTCCTTGACGCTGACCGTGCCTTTGTAGAAGCCGTTGCTGGCGTCGATCGCGTCGTAGATCGCCTTGGCCTTGGTCTCGTTGATTTTCTCCATCGCCGCCAAGCCGCCCTTGGCATCGAGCCAGCGGAACACTTCCAGCAGGATGTAGATGCCGAAGGTCGGGGGCGTATTGACCATGCTCCTGCCTTCGGCCTGGTCCTTGAAGCTCCAGAGCTTGCTGGGCACCTTCTTCTGCTTGGCGTACATGTCCTTGCGAACAATCGTGAGCACCACGCCGGCAGGGCCGAGGTTCTTCTGAGCGCCGCCGTAAACCAGCGCACAGTCGCCAACCGGATGCGGGCGGCTCATGAACTCGCTGCTGGCGTCAACAATCAGGTTCGGGTGCTTCGGCCAGGCCGGCAGGCGATGGCCGTGGACGGTCTCGTTCGAGCAGACATGGAAGTAATCAGCACCCTCGTTGAGCTTCCACTCGGCGGTGGGGGTGCTGTGATCGAAGTTGCTCGCCTCGGTCGTGCCGACGACATTCGCCTTGCCCAGGTCCTTCGCCGCGCCGGCGGCCTTCTTGCTCCATTCGCCGCTGACGAGGTAGTCGGCGCTACCGTGCAGGAAGTTCATCGCGATGGTCGTGAAGAGCATCGTCGCACCGCCCTGCAGGAAGAGCACATCGTGCGTGTCGCCCAGGCCGAGCAGCTTCTTGCAGAGGGTCATCGCCTCGTCGTTGACGGCCTCGAACTCCTTGCCGCGATGACTCACCTCGGCAATGCCAAAGCCCTTGCCCTGGTAATCGACCAGCGCGACGGCGGATTTTTCGAGAACTTCGGTCGGGAGCATCGCCGGGCCGGCGCTGAAATTGAAGATGCGGTTGGACATAGTTCTGACCTCAAATTGGCTTAGCTACACTGGAAAAGCGAGGGGAGGATAGTAGGGGGAGTTGATTTCGGATGCCAGCGGTTAGCCGCGACGCGCCGCCGAGCGCTAAAACGCAGGTTCTCCAGCTACTCCCGCACCGCAATCCCGTCGGCCGTCACGAGCAGCAGCTCGTCGGTTACCTGGTGCGGCATCTTCTTGAAGTCTTCCTTGATCTGGGCCCGAAGCCGGGCCACCGTTTCGTCGTCGTTGCGGAAGCACAGCAGGATATCGCGATTGGGGATGCCGGCGCAGAACGGGCTGCCAAGGTGCTCGCGCAGCTTTTCGTGCAGGGTCGGCAGCAGCACCCGGCTGGCGTCGTAGCCGTCCATCGTCTGGAAGATGATCAGGCTGATCTTGCCGTCTTCGTCCTGGGCGGCGTGGGCTGACATTTGCTCGCTGCGGCGGATGAGATTCTCGATCGCCGTATCGTGCAGGTCATCGACGCTGATACCCCAGTTGGCAAAGTGCGACTGCGGGATGTATGCGATGGTTCGGTCGTTATCGATCGCGTAACCGATGCGCAGCCCTTCGACCAGCGATTCGGAGATGACGCCGTCATGCGCGGCCGAGTTCTCCGGCAAAATCATCGGAAGGATGCGTTCCTTCAGTTCGTCGAACGCCAGTTCGCGGTCGGGCGAGCCTTCGGCGGCGCGGAGCAGTTCGACCACCCAGCGTTCGATGCTGTGGGTGACGTCTTCCGGCTTGAGAATCGACATCCGGTACAGATTCTCGAGCCCGACGAGATTCCCATTGACGCGGACCGTGAACGGTTCATCACCTTCGGCCAGTTTCACCAGCGGAAACCGCTTGGTGACGACCTTGAAAAGTTGCTCGACGAACTGTTCGCGACTCGGAGAAGACATTTGAGCGATTGTATCGCAGGAAGATTGCCGTTTGCCAACGGGTCGATCGGAATTGCGAATTGCCCGCCAGCGGCTCGGTGCAGGCAATTGGCAATCCCACGCCTCACCGCTACAACACGCACCCTTGTTTCCAACCGCGGAGCGTAATGGCAGCGATACGAGTGGCAATTCTGGGTGCGGGTCGACCGGGCGTGCGGCATGCGGAGGGGTTCAAAGCGGCCGGCGGATTTGAAATCGCCGCTGTCGCGGACCTCATTCCCCAGCGTCGCAAGACGATCATGGAGGCGTTCGGCGTTAAGAAGGAAGTTGCCGACGCGCTGGACGTCATGTCCGATGCCGGCATCGACGCCGTCAGCATCTGCCTGCCGAACCACCTGCATCTTCCGGTGGCGGTGGCGGCGCTGAGGGCCAAGAAGCATGTCATCTGCGAGACCCCGCCGACGCTGTCGGCGTCGGAAGCGCGCAAGCTTCTGACGGCCGCGGCGAAGTACGGGCGGACGGTGCTCTTTGCCGCCCAGCGCCGCTTCGGCGGTGCCGAACAGGCCGCCAAGCAAGCCGTCGACAAGGGCTATATCGGCGACGCCTATCACGCTCGCGCCGCGTGGATGCGCACCCGTGGCATTCCCGTCGGTTCCGGTGAAGGCGGCGTTGGCTGGTACTTCGACCCGTCCAAGAGTGGGGGCGGCGTCGTGCTGGACCTGGGCGTTCAGATGCTGGATCTGGCCCACGACCTGCTCGGCCGGCCTCGACCGGTCAGTGTCTTTGCGACCATGAGCGATCACTTTCACCCCGCCGGCCGGCTCCCGGCGGCGGCGGTCTCCGTCAACACCGCCGCCGACGACCATCCCGCTGATGACTCGGCGGCGGTTTCGTCCGAGGGCACCGGCGACGGTTCCGACGCCGACGCAACCACCCCCTCAGGTGCCGCCGCAGGACCTTCCGGCGTCGAAGACACGTTTTTCGCGTTGATGAAGTTCGAAGGCGGGAAAACGCTCGAGCTGTCGTCGAGCTGGGCGATCAACCAGCCGCCGACCCAGAACGGAACGATCTGCCGCGTTCACGGAACTGAAGGGGCGGTTGACGTCTACACCCGCCAGGGTCCGGTCCTGCACCGCAAATTCAGCCAGCGTGGGGACAGCCGGGAAACACCGCTCAAGACGCCGAAGGTGACCCACTATCACGCGATGATGCGGCACTTCCGTGAATGCATCCAGGGCAAAGCACAGCCGCTGGTCGGTCCCGATGCCGGCGCACTGCTGATGGCGATGGTGGACGCGATCTA is part of the Humisphaera borealis genome and encodes:
- the serC gene encoding 3-phosphoserine/phosphohydroxythreonine transaminase gives rise to the protein MSNRIFNFSAGPAMLPTEVLEKSAVALVDYQGKGFGIAEVSHRGKEFEAVNDEAMTLCKKLLGLGDTHDVLFLQGGATMLFTTIAMNFLHGSADYLVSGEWSKKAAGAAKDLGKANVVGTTEASNFDHSTPTAEWKLNEGADYFHVCSNETVHGHRLPAWPKHPNLIVDASSEFMSRPHPVGDCALVYGGAQKNLGPAGVVLTIVRKDMYAKQKKVPSKLWSFKDQAEGRSMVNTPPTFGIYILLEVFRWLDAKGGLAAMEKINETKAKAIYDAIDASNGFYKGTVSVKEQRSRMNVTYTLPSEELTEEFIKTASKAGMVGLKGYRTVGGIRASIYNAMPVEGAQALATFMKDFASKKS
- a CDS encoding Gfo/Idh/MocA family protein; translated protein: MAAIRVAILGAGRPGVRHAEGFKAAGGFEIAAVADLIPQRRKTIMEAFGVKKEVADALDVMSDAGIDAVSICLPNHLHLPVAVAALRAKKHVICETPPTLSASEARKLLTAAAKYGRTVLFAAQRRFGGAEQAAKQAVDKGYIGDAYHARAAWMRTRGIPVGSGEGGVGWYFDPSKSGGGVVLDLGVQMLDLAHDLLGRPRPVSVFATMSDHFHPAGRLPAAAVSVNTAADDHPADDSAAVSSEGTGDGSDADATTPSGAAAGPSGVEDTFFALMKFEGGKTLELSSSWAINQPPTQNGTICRVHGTEGAVDVYTRQGPVLHRKFSQRGDSRETPLKTPKVTHYHAMMRHFRECIQGKAQPLVGPDAGALLMAMVDAIYKSAETGKSVDVR
- a CDS encoding DUF1444 family protein, with product MSSPSREQFVEQLFKVVTKRFPLVKLAEGDEPFTVRVNGNLVGLENLYRMSILKPEDVTHSIERWVVELLRAAEGSPDRELAFDELKERILPMILPENSAAHDGVISESLVEGLRIGYAIDNDRTIAYIPQSHFANWGISVDDLHDTAIENLIRRSEQMSAHAAQDEDGKISLIIFQTMDGYDASRVLLPTLHEKLREHLGSPFCAGIPNRDILLCFRNDDETVARLRAQIKEDFKKMPHQVTDELLLVTADGIAVRE